The following nucleotide sequence is from Streptomyces bathyalis.
CCGCCTTCGCGCTCGGCCTCGCGGACCGGCGCGCCATTTCACGGCGGCAGCGCGTCACCGCGATGTGGTGCGCCGCGGCGCTGGTTCCTCCGCTCGGCCTCTCCTACAGCCGCGGCGCGTGGATCGCCACGGCGGTCGCGTGCGTCGTGGTACTGCTGCTGGCGGGCGTGCGCAGAGCGGCGCTCATCCTCCTCGCGCTGGCCGCCGCGTCGGTGGTGCTGGTGGGGGGCTTCGGGGTCGGATCGTCCATGGTCCAGGAGCGGCTGACGAGCATCACCGACATCAGCGCGGCCCCTGACCGGTCCGTCACCGACCGCTACAGCCTCTGGTCGGCCGCCACCGCGATGTGGCAGGACGACCCCGCAACCGGCGTCGGCTTGAAGAACTTTCCCGCGCACCGCGACGGGCACGCCTCGTTGGGGCTCTCCTCGGGCAGCGACACCGCCGGGGCAGGCATGCAGTTCCAGAAGGAACCGCTGCTCTCCCCGCACAACATGTATCTGCTCGTCCTCAGCGAGCAGGGCCTGATCGGGGCCGTGGCTGTCGTCGGCAGCGGAGGCGTGCTGCTCGTGTGCGGTCTGCGGCGCCTGCACGCCGCCCGCCGGGCGCACTTCGGCGGCGGTCCCGCGGACGCCCCCGGCGCCGCCGACTGCGGGCTGGCGGCCGTCGGACTGCTGGTCTGGCAGGGCGTCGACTTCCTCTACGCCGACATCGGCGGCCCGTCGACCGTGCTGACCGCGGTCCTCCTCGGAACGGTCGCCTGGTGGGCCCTGGCCCCCTCCCCCGCGGCCGCCGCTCCCCTCCCGAACTCCCCCGCGACGAGCGCCGACGACAAGGCAGAGGCATCCGCCCGATGACGGAAACGCACGCCTCCCGCACCACCACTCAGGACGCGGCGACGCTCACGGGCACCGGCGCCGGGAGCGACGGCAACGGCAGGGCAGGCGACGCAGGCCCTCCGCCACTGGGCAGGTTCCTCGCCCGCGCCGCCGTGATCACCGCTGCCCTCACGGCGGCCGGCGCGTTCTTCGGCCTGCTCCGGGACCAGGCGATCGCCAGCCTCTTCGGCGCCGACGCCGACACCGACGCCTTCCTCGTCGCATGGACCGTCCCTGAACTGGCCGCGACGCTGCTCATCGAGGACGCGATGGCGCTGATCCTCGTCCCCGCCTTCAGCCTCGCCCTCTCCCGGCGGGCGGCGGCCCGTTCGGGCGCCGCGGACGGCGGCGCCCTGCTCGACGCGGAAGCAGCTGACGGACTCGACCCGGTGCTGGGTGTCGTGAGGCGGACCCTGCCGCGGCTGCTGCTGGGGCTCACCGCGACCGCCGCGCTCATGCTGCTCGCCGCTCCGCTGCTGGTGCGAGTGCTGGCACCGGGTCTGCCGGACGCCCGTACGGCCGTCGACTGCATGCGTCTGACGTCCCTGACCGTGGTGACCTTCGGGCTGGCCGGCTACTTCAGCGCCGCGCTGCGCGCCCACCGGCGCTTCGTCGCACCCGCGGCGATCTACGTCGCGTACAACGCGGCGATCATCGCGGTCATGTTCGCCGGGCACACCCTGTGGGGCGTGCGGGCTGCGGCCGTGGGGGTCGCGGTGGGCGGCGGCCTGATGGTGCTGGTCCAACTGCCCTCGTTCATCAAGCAGTTGCCGTCGCGAGAGAAGCGCAGGACGGCAGCCGGGCTCCGCAAGGCCGTGACTGCCACGGATGCCCCCGCGACTGCGACGGCGTCCGCGAAGGTCCCGGGGGGCCCGGGGGGCCCGGCCACGACGTCCGGCAGCCCCGTGCCGTCCGACGGCACCGGCCCCGTCGCCGCCCCTCCCGTGCCGGACTCTCCGGAGGCGACCGCTCCCCCGGCCACTGCCGCAGCAGGGCATTCCGCGTACACCGGCCGCATCGCGCTGCTCGGCCTCGGCGTGCTGGCTCCCGTCGTGTGCTTCGCCATCAGCCGCCAGGCGCAGGTGCTCTTCGAGCGCTATCTGGCCTCGCCCCTGCCCGCGGGCGCCATCTCGCACCTCAACTACGCGCAGAAGGTCGCGCAGATGCCGATGGTGCTCTCGCTCATGGTGTGCACCGTCACCTTCCCCGTCGTGGCACGCGCCATGGCGGAGGGCGACAAGCAGCGGGCGCGCCTGCGCGTGGAGCGCGACCTGGCGCTGGTCGGGATCGTCGTGCTGCTGGGTGCCGCCTACGTCATCGCCTGCGCGCCGCAGCTCATCCAACTCCTTTTCCAACGGGGCGCGTTCGACGCCCGCGACACCGCCGACACGGCGTCCGTGATGCGGGTCTACAGCTTCGGGCTGCTCGGTCACAGCCTGGTGGGCGCCCTGGTGCGTCCGTTCTTCTCCGGTACGCGGCCCACCTGGTATCCGGCCGCGGCGATGGCCGTGGGACTCCTCGTCACCGTCGTCGCGGGGGCGGTCGCCGTGCGCCCGTGGGGAGTTCACGGCATCGCCGCCGCCAACGCCACCGGGATCCTCACCACCGCGCTGCTCCTGCTGCACGGCCTCGGTGCCCGCGTGGTCGCCATCGATGTACGCCGGGTCGCCGCCGGGCTGGTCCGGTTGCTGCTGGCGGCGGCCGTAGCCGCAGCCGCGGGCTGGGGTGCGGCCCGGCTCGTCGCCGATCCGCTGGCGGGTGCCGCGGCCGGCGGCGTGACCGTCCTCGTCGTCTTCGCAGCCGTGGCCCGCCTCGTCAGGGCCCCGGAGGTGCCTCAGCTGTTCGCCACCGTCAAACGAAGGTTCGCTCATGTCCGCTGAGTTCCGTGCCCGCGTCCCCGCTCTGCCGCTGCCATCGCCCCAGCGACGGGTGCCCGTACCGGCGTCCACACGCGAGGCGGTGACCGCCCCCGCAACCGCTCGCACAGGCATGCGGCGGCAGAGGCCGCCTTGGGTGCTGATGTACCACTCGGTCTCCAGCTGCACGGACGACCCGTACCGGATCACCGTCTCTCCGTACCGCCTCGACCGGCAGTTGCGCTGGCTGCGCGGACGCGGGCTCTCCGGCGTCAGCGTGGGTGAGCTGATGCGGGCGCGCGCCGCCGGACGCGCCGCCGGACTGGTCGGGCTGACCTTCGACGACGGCTACACCGACTTCGTCGACGGCGCGCTGCCGCTGCTGCGCAGGCACGGATGCACGGCCACCGTCTTCGTACTGCCCGGGCGGCTCGGCGGCGAGAACGCCTGGGACGAACTCGGCCCCCGCAAGCCCCTCCTGGACGCCCAGGGCATCCGCACCGCTGCCGCCGAGGGCATGGAGATCGGCTCGCACGGCATGATGCACACCGATCTGACCACGGCCGACGACACCACGGTCGAGCGGGAGACGAAGCAGAGCCGCGAGATGCTCGCGGACATCACCGGCACCGATCCGGAGGGTTTCTGCTACCCGTACGGGACGGTCGATCCCAGGGCCATCAAGGCGGTGCGCAACGCCGGTTACGGCTACGCCTGCGCGATCGACCCCGGAGCGCTCACGTGCATGCATGCCCTGCCGAGGGTGCACATCGACGCCTCCGACACCTCCGTACGGCTGTTCCTGAAGCGGACGCTGAACCCGCTCCGCCGCAAGGCGCTGCCCCCGGAGCCGCAGGTGCCGAGTGACGCCGGTGCGGAGGCCGGAGAGGACGAGGGAGCGGTCGGCAGCGGAAGAACCGGCGGCGGCCGATGAAGGTCGCACACATCATCACCGGGCTCGGCGTGGGCGGCGCCGAGCAGCAACTGCGGCTGATGCTGCGCCATCTGCCCGTCCGCTGCGACGTGTTCACGCTCACCGCACCGGGCGCCGTGGCCGAGGGCATCCTCGCCGACGGCCACCGCGTCACCCACCTGGGCATGACCGGCAACCTCGACGCGACGGTCATGCCGCTGCTGGTCCACATGCTCCGTGAGGGCCACTACGACCTCGTCCACACACACCTCTACCGGGCCTGTCTGTACGGCCGCCTCGCGGCACGGGTCGCCGGTGTGCGTGCCGTCGTCGCCACGGAGCACTCACTCGGCGAGGACACGATCGAGGGGAGGCGGCTCGGGCCCGGCATCCGCGCGCTGTATCTGGCCTCCGAACGGCTGGGCTGCGCCACCATCGCCGTCTCCGACACCGTCGCGCAGCGCCTGCGGCGGTGGGGGGTGCCGGCTTCCCGGCTGCACACCGTGCCCAACGGCATCGACGCCCACCGCTTCCGCTTCGACCCCCTGGCCCGCGCCACCACACGCGGGCGGCTCGGCATCCCCCAGGACGCCTTCGTCGTGGGCGGGGTGGGGAGGCTGGTGCCGGGCAAGCACTTCGAGACGCTCGTACGGGCCGTGTCCGTACTGCCCGACGCGCGGCTGGTGCTCGTGGGCGACGGCCCCGAACGCGAGACGCTCCACGGCATCGCCACGGCGCTCGGCGCGCTCGACCGTATCCACATGCTCGGCGAGTGCGACGGGACGGTCGCCTCGGCCGGCGTCGGTGCGTGGGAGATCCCGGACCTCCTCGCCGCTATGGACGTGTTCGTCTCGCCCTCGTCCGAGGAGTCCTTCGGGCTCGCGGTTCTCGAAGCCCTGGCGGCGGGACTGCCGGCACTGCACGTGACGTGCCCGGCCATCGACGACCTGCCGCCGGAGGAGGCACCCGGCGCCCGCCGCATCGGCACCGGCGTGCCGGAACTCACCGCGCTCCTCTGCGAGTACCAGAACGCGGGGCCCGTACGGCTGCCCGTACCGCCCGTCGTGGAGCGCTACGACATCGCCCGCAGCGCGGAGCGGCTGATGGCCGTTTATCGCGCCGCGACGGGCGCACCGCAACTGCCCGCAACGGCGCCGGCCGCGGCGACTCCCGTACCGGCACCGACATCCCTACCCCTGACAACGAGGTGAGTCCTGCCATGCCCAAAGCCGTACAGGGATCGGCCAACAACCCCACCGCGGACGGCTCGGCGCGCACGACGCAGTCCCGGCACGACGACCGCTCGTCGAACTCCGGCACCGGCGACGGTGCGAAGGCCGCGGGCCGCGAGAGCGCGGAGAGCACCCCGGAGAAGAGCCCGGCCGGCACGTCGGGGAGCGAAGCGGCGAAGGCCGACGCGGCCGACGCCCGGCCCGGCACCACGACGGACCCGAAGACGGACTCCGGGGCCGGCACCAACGCCGACACCAAGTCCCGCTCCAAGCCCGGCCCCAAGTCCGGCACCACGACGGACGGCAAGAAGGACGTCGGGCGGGAAGACAGGAGCGACGCCGACTCCGGCGGTAAGCCGGACGCGAAGGCGCAGCCGGTCACCGAGCCGAAGAACGGCACGAAGGCCGAGACCGGTACCAAGGTCGAGGCCGGCACCAAGACCGGGGCGGGCACGAAGACCGAGACCGGCACGAAGGCCGAGACCGTGACCGAGCCGGAGGCGGGGCCGAAGACGCAGTCCGGCGCCAAGAGCGGGACCGGCGCGGACGGCACCGCCAAGGACGCCAAGGCGGGACGAGACGGAAAGCGCAGGTTCCGGGGCGGGAAGCCGGCGGCCTCGGCGCCGCCGATGAGCGGCAGAAGCAAGGCCTCCGCTCTGACCAGGACGACTCCCCTTCGGCGCAACGCCGTTGCCGGGGGCGGCTCCTCCGCGCGGGCGGGCGTGAACCCGCCCGTCCCTGAGCCCTCGGTGCCTTCGGGGCCGCGGCTGTCCGTCCGTCTCAGGGCGTGGCTGCGCCGCGCGCCTCGATGGTGGCCGCTGCCCCTCTGCCTCGTACTGGGTGCCGGTGCCGGCGCCACGTACTCGGAGATCACACCCCCGCAGTACGCCGCCATCAGCTACGTCGTCGTCTCGCCGTCCGGCCCGGCGGAGGCGGGGGGCGCGCTGGGCTACGCGCAGGCGTTCGGCAAGATCGCCACGGATCCCGCGATCCTCGCCGACGCCGAGAAACGGGCGGGCCTGAGGCGGGGCACGATCCGGCAGGGCATCCAGGCCACCACCTCACCCGACGCCCCGATGGTGCAGATCACCGCGACCTCCTCCAGCGCCTCGCAGGCGGCGAAGAACGCCGACGCCGTCGCGAAGGCGCTCACGCACACGGCCAAGGCGTCGGTGAAGCGGACCGGCGCCCGCCTGACCCTCCTCTCCCAGGCCGTGGCACCGGCGACGCCCGTCTCACCGTCCCGGGAGGTCACGGTCGCCGTGGGTGCGTGCGCGGGCGGGCTGCTCGGCGGGCTGGCACTGCTCGCCCGCCCGCAGTTCCGTCGCCGCCCCGAGTACACGGACAGCCCCGTGGCAGCCGGCGGCGGCCGTGTGCCCGAGGAGACCACCGGCTCCGGTCCCACGCCGGAGGCCACGAGCGCCAACTCCCTGACGGAGGCGGGACGATGACCACTGCCAGTGTCTGCCGCGACCCGTCGGAATTCACCGCCCTCGCCCGGGAGTGGGACGAACTGCGCGGGCGCAGCCAGGGCTCCACACCGTTCCAGTCCCACACCTGGCTGAACTCCTGGTGGCAGTCGTACGGCGGGACGGGGTGGCTCCGGGTCGTGCTCGTACGCGACAGGGGCCGGCTCGTCGCCGCAGCACCGATGATGCTCACGCACCGGCCCCTGCCGACGCTGGTCGCACTCGGCGGCGGCATCACCGACTTCTGCGACGTGCTGCTGGACGGCGAGTTCCCGGACGCGGCCACGTCTCTCGCGAGGGCGATGCACCTGGCCGCACGCGGAGCGGTCGTCGACCTGCGCGAGGTGCGCCACGGTGCCGCGGCGGAGCAGCTGTACGACGCCTGGCCCGGTCCGCGCCGGAAGCTGAAGGACTCCGTGTGCCTCGAACTGCCCGGGGTCCCCATGGAGAAGCTGCTGGAACGGCTGCCCGTCGGCAGCGCGAAGCGCACCCGCCAGAAGCTACGCAAGATCGACAAGATGGGGATCAAGGAGCACGACGTGCTGCCTTCGGAGGCGGCCGGTGCCGTCCGCACCCTCCTGAAGCTGCACGCGATGCAGTGGGAGGGCCGCGGGGTGACACCCGAGCATCTGCGGCCGCGCTTCCGCGCCCACCTGGAGAGCACGGTCGAGCGCATGACGGAGAGCGGCGACGCGACCATCACCGAATACCGCGTCGACGACGAGGTCGTGGCCTCGGACATCACCTTCACCAGCCGGGACATGGTCTGCGGCTACCTCTACGGCGCACACCCGAAGCTGCGCTCCCAGCGCGTCGACATCACCACGATGCTGCTGCGGCACGCCGCCGCGCACGCGGCATCCACAGGGGCCGACACCCTCAATCTGCTGCGCGGCGCGGAGCCGCACAAGCTGAGGTGGCAGGCCGAATCCGTCGCCAGTCAGCGACTTGTGATGGCCCGCAGGGAGATGGCGCCCGCGATGGGAGTGCATCTCGCGCAGGCCAAGGGGCGCGAGCTGGCGGCCGCGGCCGTGCGGCGAGCCAGGAACGCCGGCTGGACGGAGCGGTTCCGTCCGGGCGGTGCCGGGCGGCCAGGGGCGGACGCGGCCGCGGAGCCGGAGAAGCAACGGTCGTGAACGTCGCGTCGGGCTCCTCCGTCTCGGGGGCGGAGGAGCCCGACGCGCCTTCCGGGCGGCGGCCGTCAGTCGTAGAACCCCGCCCGGGAGATCCACGAATTCCGCGGCACCTTGTCGAACCGCAGGCAGTACTTGCCGACGGCGAAGCAGTCCTCGTACCACGGGATCCGCGCCCCCGATCCCGTCGGCACGGGGACCGCCGTGCGTGAGGGCGAAGGCATCGGTGCGGGCGAGGGCGCCGTGGTCGCTCCGGCGCCGGGTGACGGCGCGGGCGTGCTGCCGGACCGGCCGAAGAGCACTGCACGGTAGGTCTCGGCGGAATCGGGATTGTGGGGGCACTGCCACACGCCGTGCGGGCAGTAGTCGGTGAGGGTCTGGTACAGCGGCTTGTGGCGGGCGAACCAGTCGAGCATCCGGCGCACGTACTCCGGGTTGTCGCCGTTGCGGAACAGACCCCACTCCGGGTACGAGATGGCCTTGCCGTGCTTCCTGGCGAAGTCGACCTGGGCCTGGAGACCGTACGGCTCGCTCACCTGCTCGTCGAAGGAGAGGCCCTCCGGCTGGTCGTAGGCGTCCATGCCGATGATGTCGACGACGTCGTCGCCCGGGTAGCACTCCGTCCACGGGTAGGCGTCGCGGCCGCGGCTCGGCGCGAAGTCGAAGCGGAACTTCTGTCCGGGCACCGAGCGCATGGATGTGACGATCCGCCGCCAGTACTTCTTCCACGCATCGGCGTCGGGTCCGCAACGGTGCGAGTATGTCGTGCCGTTCATCTCCCAGCCGAGCACGATCACGGTGTCCGGCGCCTTCAGCTGGACCAGGCGTTCGGAGAGGGTCCGGAAGTGGCTGTCGAAGCGGCCGTCCGCACCGGCACGCAGCAGCCCGCGCACCTCGCGGTCCGACAGGCCTTCCTCGTTGCGTTCCAGCATCGGCACGTTGAGCACGAACATCCGGTCCTGCTGGGCCCGCCGCCACTTCGTCCACGGTTCGAGGAAGCCGGGCCGGCCCTCGATGTTGGACCATCGGTCGCCCGGAAGGTACGTGTGACCCACCTTCAGCTCCGTACCGCCGAGCCAGCGTTGCAGCTGCGGGATGTGCTGTACGCCCTCCGGATCGGCACGGAGGAACGCGCCGAGCGGGGCGAGCGGAGCCTGGGCGGACTGGACGCTGGTCAGGGAGGCGGGCCGGGCGGACGAGCCGGCGCCCGTCGGTTCGGAGCTGGGGCCCGAAGTCGGTACGACATCGCTCGACGTGACGCTCCGGATGAACGATTCCGTCTCGAAATCGGGCAGATTCATCGGCAGGACCGTACAGGAAGCGAGAAGCCCGCCGGCGATGACGAGGCCGCAGACCTCCTTGTATCCGCGGCGTTTGGGGCTCCGCATCCGTTCTCCTGTCCTCCGGTGACCTCAGTGGTCACAAAACACGCATTTCAGACCTAACCGTTCGGCACGGCTCGGTGCGGTCTGATAGGCCAATGGGGATATTTTCTCCCTGTTCGCACTATTCATGACGCAAGGACAGATCAATGCCGTTCGACACGGAAGTCCCCGCCCTCCTGCTCCGGCTCGACCCCAATCCGTTCCACCACGGAACACTCGGAGCCATCAGGTCCCTCGGGCGCACGGGGATCGAGGTCCACCTGGCGGAGGCGGCGCCGGGCCCCGTGGACCGCTCCCGGTTCGTCCACCGGGTGCATTCGCTGCCCCCGGGCGGCACTTCGGACACCGAACTCGAACGGGCACTCTCGCGCATCGCGGACGCCATCGGCAGGCCCGCGGTGCTCATCGCGCTGGACGACCGTGGCGCGATCGGCGTCGCCTCGCTCAGCGGGCGCCTGCGGGACCGCGGCTTCCTGCTCCCGGACGTCGCCCCGGACCTGCCCGCCCGGGTCGCCGACAAGGCCGAACTCGCCCGACTCTGCTCGGACCTGGGCATCGCGCACCCGGTCACCGTGGCACCGGACAGCGCCGCCGAGGCGGCACGCGAGGCGACGCTGCTGGGACCCCCGGTGATCGCCAAGTGGAGCAGGCCGTGGCTGCTGCCCAAGGGGATGCGCAGCACCACGCTCGTACGGACCCCCACCGAGGCATGCGAGTTGTACGAGCGCAGCGCTCACGCCGGCAGCCGGCTCCTGCTGCAGCAACGGCTGGCCGGGGGCCGCGGAAGGGACTGGTTCTTCCACGGTTACGCGGACGGCGACCGGGGCTTCCTCGTCGGCGGCGCGGGACGCAAGGAGCGCTCATGGCCCCCGCGCACGGGCCTGACGGCGGTCGGCACCTGGATCGCGAACCGTGAGGTCGAGGAGGAGGCCGCACGGCTCGCGGCGCGGGTCGGATACCGCGGCATCCTCGACCTCGACTTCCGGCTCGACCCCGTGACGGGCAGCTACAACCTGCTCGACTTCAACCCGAGGCCCGGCGCGCAGTTCCGGCTCTTCACCGATGACGGCGGGCTCGACGTCGTACGCGCACAGCATCTGCATCTGACGGGGCGTGAGGTTCCCGCCCCGTCCGGCGGGCAGGGGCGGGTCTTCGTCGCCGAGAACTACGCCCTGCTGTCGGCCCTGGTCACGGCGGCTTCGCTCGGCCCGGGACGGCGGGAGGAGCCGCATGAGTGGGCGGAGCGAGGTGACCGGGGTGAACGGAGGGGTCACCGCGGTCGCCGGCAGCAGGGACCCGAAGCAGGGGGCGGCTCCC
It contains:
- a CDS encoding glycoside hydrolase family 26 protein, which codes for MRSPKRRGYKEVCGLVIAGGLLASCTVLPMNLPDFETESFIRSVTSSDVVPTSGPSSEPTGAGSSARPASLTSVQSAQAPLAPLGAFLRADPEGVQHIPQLQRWLGGTELKVGHTYLPGDRWSNIEGRPGFLEPWTKWRRAQQDRMFVLNVPMLERNEEGLSDREVRGLLRAGADGRFDSHFRTLSERLVQLKAPDTVIVLGWEMNGTTYSHRCGPDADAWKKYWRRIVTSMRSVPGQKFRFDFAPSRGRDAYPWTECYPGDDVVDIIGMDAYDQPEGLSFDEQVSEPYGLQAQVDFARKHGKAISYPEWGLFRNGDNPEYVRRMLDWFARHKPLYQTLTDYCPHGVWQCPHNPDSAETYRAVLFGRSGSTPAPSPGAGATTAPSPAPMPSPSRTAVPVPTGSGARIPWYEDCFAVGKYCLRFDKVPRNSWISRAGFYD
- a CDS encoding polysaccharide deacetylase family protein — encoded protein: MRRQRPPWVLMYHSVSSCTDDPYRITVSPYRLDRQLRWLRGRGLSGVSVGELMRARAAGRAAGLVGLTFDDGYTDFVDGALPLLRRHGCTATVFVLPGRLGGENAWDELGPRKPLLDAQGIRTAAAEGMEIGSHGMMHTDLTTADDTTVERETKQSREMLADITGTDPEGFCYPYGTVDPRAIKAVRNAGYGYACAIDPGALTCMHALPRVHIDASDTSVRLFLKRTLNPLRRKALPPEPQVPSDAGAEAGEDEGAVGSGRTGGGR
- a CDS encoding ATP-grasp domain-containing protein; the protein is MPFDTEVPALLLRLDPNPFHHGTLGAIRSLGRTGIEVHLAEAAPGPVDRSRFVHRVHSLPPGGTSDTELERALSRIADAIGRPAVLIALDDRGAIGVASLSGRLRDRGFLLPDVAPDLPARVADKAELARLCSDLGIAHPVTVAPDSAAEAAREATLLGPPVIAKWSRPWLLPKGMRSTTLVRTPTEACELYERSAHAGSRLLLQQRLAGGRGRDWFFHGYADGDRGFLVGGAGRKERSWPPRTGLTAVGTWIANREVEEEAARLAARVGYRGILDLDFRLDPVTGSYNLLDFNPRPGAQFRLFTDDGGLDVVRAQHLHLTGREVPAPSGGQGRVFVAENYALLSALVTAASLGPGRREEPHEWAERGDRGERRGHRGRRQQGPEAGGGSRAVERAWFAADDPRPFFAMAAAWFARGALKVWQRVRSVRAALPASAPGLPSARHFRSTRDERSVKDQREGNACTTS
- a CDS encoding glycosyltransferase, whose product is MKVAHIITGLGVGGAEQQLRLMLRHLPVRCDVFTLTAPGAVAEGILADGHRVTHLGMTGNLDATVMPLLVHMLREGHYDLVHTHLYRACLYGRLAARVAGVRAVVATEHSLGEDTIEGRRLGPGIRALYLASERLGCATIAVSDTVAQRLRRWGVPASRLHTVPNGIDAHRFRFDPLARATTRGRLGIPQDAFVVGGVGRLVPGKHFETLVRAVSVLPDARLVLVGDGPERETLHGIATALGALDRIHMLGECDGTVASAGVGAWEIPDLLAAMDVFVSPSSEESFGLAVLEALAAGLPALHVTCPAIDDLPPEEAPGARRIGTGVPELTALLCEYQNAGPVRLPVPPVVERYDIARSAERLMAVYRAATGAPQLPATAPAAATPVPAPTSLPLTTR
- a CDS encoding GNAT family N-acetyltransferase — its product is MTTASVCRDPSEFTALAREWDELRGRSQGSTPFQSHTWLNSWWQSYGGTGWLRVVLVRDRGRLVAAAPMMLTHRPLPTLVALGGGITDFCDVLLDGEFPDAATSLARAMHLAARGAVVDLREVRHGAAAEQLYDAWPGPRRKLKDSVCLELPGVPMEKLLERLPVGSAKRTRQKLRKIDKMGIKEHDVLPSEAAGAVRTLLKLHAMQWEGRGVTPEHLRPRFRAHLESTVERMTESGDATITEYRVDDEVVASDITFTSRDMVCGYLYGAHPKLRSQRVDITTMLLRHAAAHAASTGADTLNLLRGAEPHKLRWQAESVASQRLVMARREMAPAMGVHLAQAKGRELAAAAVRRARNAGWTERFRPGGAGRPGADAAAEPEKQRS
- a CDS encoding O-antigen ligase family protein; this encodes MVPAVATVLILCVPVQTGDVTTSGKITAADAASLVLVVWCLVRLLRGRGGRLTPTAASVLGAPAVAFAVATAASADPMASLPGFVRYLQIFVLVPGALLLLLRGTRDFRLLSWALILLALVQGAVGVVQNLTRTGASYMGQDVRAVGTFGPLDVMGMSTVVSLGLVTAFALGLADRRAISRRQRVTAMWCAAALVPPLGLSYSRGAWIATAVACVVVLLLAGVRRAALILLALAAASVVLVGGFGVGSSMVQERLTSITDISAAPDRSVTDRYSLWSAATAMWQDDPATGVGLKNFPAHRDGHASLGLSSGSDTAGAGMQFQKEPLLSPHNMYLLVLSEQGLIGAVAVVGSGGVLLVCGLRRLHAARRAHFGGGPADAPGAADCGLAAVGLLVWQGVDFLYADIGGPSTVLTAVLLGTVAWWALAPSPAAAAPLPNSPATSADDKAEASAR
- a CDS encoding lipid II flippase MurJ, with translation MTETHASRTTTQDAATLTGTGAGSDGNGRAGDAGPPPLGRFLARAAVITAALTAAGAFFGLLRDQAIASLFGADADTDAFLVAWTVPELAATLLIEDAMALILVPAFSLALSRRAAARSGAADGGALLDAEAADGLDPVLGVVRRTLPRLLLGLTATAALMLLAAPLLVRVLAPGLPDARTAVDCMRLTSLTVVTFGLAGYFSAALRAHRRFVAPAAIYVAYNAAIIAVMFAGHTLWGVRAAAVGVAVGGGLMVLVQLPSFIKQLPSREKRRTAAGLRKAVTATDAPATATASAKVPGGPGGPATTSGSPVPSDGTGPVAAPPVPDSPEATAPPATAAAGHSAYTGRIALLGLGVLAPVVCFAISRQAQVLFERYLASPLPAGAISHLNYAQKVAQMPMVLSLMVCTVTFPVVARAMAEGDKQRARLRVERDLALVGIVVLLGAAYVIACAPQLIQLLFQRGAFDARDTADTASVMRVYSFGLLGHSLVGALVRPFFSGTRPTWYPAAAMAVGLLVTVVAGAVAVRPWGVHGIAAANATGILTTALLLLHGLGARVVAIDVRRVAAGLVRLLLAAAVAAAAGWGAARLVADPLAGAAAGGVTVLVVFAAVARLVRAPEVPQLFATVKRRFAHVR